A window from Choristoneura fumiferana chromosome 22, NRCan_CFum_1, whole genome shotgun sequence encodes these proteins:
- the LOC141440437 gene encoding uncharacterized protein isoform X2 codes for MKLIAFFICTVVICAAQPTQDNEKLSPSKKLMLSNKRNMLAELKKCNCREIYNPLCATNSKSYYNKCHFDCDPEIKDIRHEGYCVPYLDDQVA; via the exons ATGAAACTAATTGCTTTTTTCATTT GCACGGTCGTGATCTGCGCAGCTCAACCAACGCAGGACAATGAGAAGTTAAGCCCATCGAAAAAATTGATGCTAAG TAACAAAAGGAATATGTTGGCAGAACTTAAAAAATGCAACTGTCGCGAAATATACAATCCTTTATGCGCTACGAATTCAAAATCCTACTACAACAAATGCCATTTCGATTGTGATCCTGAGATAAAAGATATAAGGCACGAAGGATACTGTGTGCCCTATTTAGACGAccaggtggcctag
- the LOC141440437 gene encoding agaphelin-like isoform X1: MKLIAFFICTVVICAAQPTQDNEKLSPSKKLMLRSENLKPTVPSSDLAAAIAGCGCSKIYDPVCASSDKSYYNPCQMECEVGTNSAIYIKHQGNCVPY, from the exons ATGAAACTAATTGCTTTTTTCATTT GCACGGTCGTGATCTGCGCAGCTCAACCAACGCAGGACAATGAGAAGTTAAGCCCATCGAAAAAATTGATGCTAAG aagtGAGAACTTGAAACCCACCGTCCCATCATCAGATTTAGCAGCCGCCATCGCTGGTTGTGGCTGCTCCAAGATTTATGATCCAGTCTGTGCTTCAAGCGACAAGTCTTACTACAATCCTTGTCAGATGGAGTGCGAAGTTGGTACTAACTCCGCTATTTATATCAAGCATCAAGGAAACTGCGTTCCGTACTAA